In Nostoc sp. CENA543, a single genomic region encodes these proteins:
- a CDS encoding glycosyltransferase family 4 protein produces MGLSKIAYISFDTVPAPKGAAIHIQAFVSALGVNFGDVQLVTVSPTTELQEFTSIHPQIKQTTLPALGDNLIQRVIYFRRLLRLWLEGKRFDVIHIRSIYEGFVIAVNKNQYCDQLIFEVNGLPSIELKYRYPRVSEDRELLHKLSSQEQICLSAADLIITPSKITATYLQQQKNIPAAKIKVIPNGVDLHIFTYRHPENKLEIPWEMLYFGTLSAWQGVNLAVEALGLINRDITANLTIIGQARELQIQAIKQLALKFGVAERLTILEPMSQSDLVTKIHAANVILSPLTPSDRNLVQGCCPLKILEGMATGVPVIASDLPVVRELGEDGVDFLLVKPNSAKAIKDAVFRLYHEPELAIKLASHARQRIITNYTWQQAGEALVNAYQELGIKRSITV; encoded by the coding sequence ATGGGATTATCTAAAATAGCTTATATTTCTTTTGATACTGTTCCAGCACCAAAAGGAGCAGCAATTCATATTCAAGCTTTTGTTTCTGCTTTAGGTGTAAATTTTGGTGATGTACAGTTAGTGACAGTTTCACCGACAACAGAATTGCAGGAATTTACATCAATTCATCCACAGATAAAGCAAACAACACTCCCAGCTTTAGGAGACAACTTAATTCAGCGAGTGATTTATTTTCGGCGTTTATTGCGATTATGGCTAGAAGGAAAGCGATTTGATGTTATTCATATTCGCTCAATTTATGAGGGATTTGTCATTGCTGTTAATAAAAATCAATATTGTGATCAGTTAATCTTTGAAGTTAATGGCTTGCCTTCCATAGAATTGAAATATCGCTATCCTCGTGTGAGTGAGGATCGAGAACTTTTACATAAATTATCTTCCCAAGAGCAAATTTGTTTGTCTGCTGCCGATTTAATTATTACGCCTAGTAAAATTACAGCAACATATTTACAGCAGCAAAAAAACATTCCCGCCGCAAAAATTAAAGTCATTCCCAATGGTGTAGATTTGCATATCTTTACCTATCGTCATCCTGAAAATAAACTTGAGATTCCCTGGGAAATGCTATATTTCGGCACTCTGTCTGCTTGGCAGGGAGTAAATTTAGCTGTGGAAGCTTTGGGATTAATTAATCGAGATATAACGGCAAATTTAACTATTATCGGACAAGCCAGGGAATTACAAATCCAAGCAATCAAACAACTGGCATTAAAATTTGGCGTAGCAGAGAGGTTAACTATTTTAGAACCAATGTCACAATCAGATTTAGTGACGAAGATTCATGCAGCCAATGTGATTTTATCGCCACTGACACCGAGCGATCGCAATTTAGTTCAAGGTTGCTGTCCTCTGAAAATTTTAGAAGGGATGGCGACGGGAGTACCTGTAATTGCTAGTGATTTACCAGTAGTGCGAGAACTAGGAGAAGATGGGGTTGATTTTTTATTAGTCAAACCAAATTCAGCTAAAGCCATTAAAGATGCGGTTTTCAGACTATATCATGAGCCGGAATTAGCCATAAAACTAGCCAGTCATGCCCGCCAGCGTATCATCACCAACTATACTTGGCAACAAGCCGGAGAGGCTTTGGTTAATGCCTATCAAGAATTGGGAATCAAGCGGTCAATTACCGTTTGA
- a CDS encoding glycosyltransferase → MTKTWLIYALGGGWGHINRALSLGRIALNQRSIEIITNSPYAQYISKQDCLLHQIADSDSFAATCWKVREIFNTNATRYNCLIIDTFPRGLGGELADILPQLHNIPKILIHRDINPRYVEVKNLRSFVTENFQAVIIPGEGKDLPLGDLPGVIHTAPWLIRHPEELPDRKIVRSQILKVDDSRKIILVCAAGQISELPLFTQLTLQLHTAFPECAVRILSPHCPSEDLRNFWLFHHPGIECFAAADIVVGSAGYNTVYECTSVGVPLVALPLPRLYDRQQQRANKVYQVRNIPDALFTVKQILDTVKDRQLIPNYINGAIAAVHHITNFEL, encoded by the coding sequence TTGACTAAAACTTGGTTAATTTACGCTCTTGGTGGCGGTTGGGGACATATTAATCGTGCTTTATCTTTGGGGAGAATTGCCCTTAACCAAAGAAGCATAGAAATCATTACTAATAGTCCCTATGCACAGTACATCAGTAAACAAGATTGCTTATTACATCAGATTGCTGATAGTGATAGCTTTGCTGCAACCTGTTGGAAAGTAAGAGAAATTTTTAATACTAATGCTACTAGATATAATTGCTTAATTATTGATACCTTTCCTAGAGGATTAGGCGGTGAATTAGCGGATATATTACCGCAACTACACAACATACCAAAAATCTTGATTCACCGAGATATAAATCCCCGATATGTAGAAGTTAAAAATTTGCGCTCATTTGTCACTGAAAATTTTCAGGCGGTAATTATCCCAGGAGAAGGAAAAGATTTACCTTTAGGAGATTTACCAGGAGTAATACACACAGCACCGTGGTTAATTCGCCACCCAGAGGAATTACCAGACCGAAAAATTGTGCGATCGCAGATTCTCAAAGTCGATGATAGCCGTAAAATTATCCTAGTTTGTGCGGCTGGGCAAATCTCAGAGTTACCCTTATTTACTCAACTTACCCTACAACTACACACAGCCTTCCCCGAATGCGCTGTGAGAATTTTATCCCCTCACTGTCCTAGTGAAGATTTACGTAATTTCTGGTTGTTTCACCATCCAGGCATCGAATGTTTTGCCGCAGCTGATATAGTTGTTGGCAGTGCTGGATACAACACAGTTTACGAATGTACTTCTGTGGGTGTACCTTTAGTAGCACTACCACTACCAAGACTGTACGATCGCCAGCAACAAAGAGCCAACAAAGTTTACCAGGTGCGTAACATCCCCGATGCACTCTTTACAGTCAAACAAATTCTCGATACAGTCAAAGACCGTCAGTTAATTCCAAATTACATCAATGGCGCGATCGCCGCAGTGCATCACATTACTAATTTTGAGTTATAA
- a CDS encoding FHA domain-containing protein, which produces MQIKLSWLDPNTGDRREPLLQIPVAIGKEFTAMPQQIDDQRVSRIVIKDDLIADYHALIIWQNQELVIIDQNTNSGIKINSVQITTGSINDSDRIQIGNCEIVINLTTKDGWECDRMVGFLFKRRCGRTDTTNCPHCHQFYEEDYAYYPDYGDYRSSSWSRDYYYNRDRYDYDPETGNVDFTESDGISFETERDSDFETNMGAS; this is translated from the coding sequence TTGCAAATAAAATTATCTTGGTTAGATCCCAATACAGGCGATCGCCGTGAACCATTATTACAAATACCAGTGGCAATAGGCAAAGAATTTACAGCCATGCCACAACAAATTGATGATCAAAGAGTTTCTCGAATTGTCATTAAAGACGATTTAATCGCTGATTATCATGCTTTAATTATTTGGCAAAATCAAGAATTAGTTATTATAGATCAGAATACTAATAGCGGTATTAAAATTAATAGTGTACAGATAACAACTGGTAGTATTAATGATAGCGATCGCATTCAAATTGGTAATTGCGAAATCGTCATTAACCTTACCACAAAAGATGGTTGGGAGTGCGATCGCATGGTGGGTTTTTTGTTCAAACGTCGCTGTGGACGAACAGACACCACCAATTGTCCCCACTGTCACCAGTTCTATGAAGAAGACTACGCTTACTACCCTGACTATGGTGATTATCGGTCTAGTTCGTGGAGTAGAGATTATTACTATAACCGCGATCGCTATGATTATGACCCAGAAACAGGTAATGTAGACTTTACAGAATCCGACGGAATAAGTTTTGAAACAGAAAGAGATAGCGACTTTGAAACCAATATGGGAGCGAGTTGA